In the genome of Arachis stenosperma cultivar V10309 chromosome 2, arast.V10309.gnm1.PFL2, whole genome shotgun sequence, the window TCCATAATGAAATCAGATCCTTATCTTGACCATAGTAGTTATCTATCTCTTCAGGCCCCTATAAAGTCTATTTGAGTTGGTATTAGATTCATATAGGGCAATTTCAAATATCAATAACTATAGATCCATCAAGTTTATAGTTAACTTTACAGTGAGTTTAGCTGCAACTCTTCTTGCAGAGGACAGTCTTGAATTTGTAGTGATAGAGAGGAAGACAGCTTTTCTCCTGCCATATTCTCCTGAAATCCTGAAGCTACCTGCAGATggtaaaaacagaaaatttGATTCCTGTATTTCAATTTTTAGTTCATGGTAATTCGTAACTTCAAATTcgatttattgaaaaatatggAAGATAAGTATCACAGATAGCAGTGACTTTTAGCTACAAGTCTATCTACAACTACAAAGTGAAAGAAAAGGAAATTTATTACGTAATTCAGATAAGAATTAATGGATTGTATCTATTTAAGTAATTATATTATTaggaaaaaattgaaagaaatgCCCCGAAAAGTGAGCAAATTAAAACACTTTGGGATTTTAAGATCCTTTGTCGTGGCCAAGCGCAAAGACAATGGAATCCAGGAACTAGGAGGATATTGTTGATCTGAAAGAAGCAAAGAGCGCAACGAATGGTGTTCAGTTGATGACATGGTTCCAAACACAAACAGAAAGAGATATACAGTTTGCAACCGCACAATGGTCTGTCTGAAGGAGTTGAAAATCAAGGGATACAAGGGTACAATATTTTCAAATTGGGTTGGACATTGTTCCTACTTCTTTCTTACTGAAACATGACACGTGTATCTCTGAAGTATTGCAACAATTGCTGCATTCTGCCTCAGCTTCCTCAACAACGTTTGATGGCAACAACGTTGCAAGCAGAAGCATGAACAAATTTGGCCCAAATTTTCCCACACCCCCACTTTTCACATCAAAGAGGACATATTTTTCTTGGTAGATATTTCTGAGCATGTAATTCTCTGATCTTCATGTTTCCCATGTTACCACAATTAAACACACAGATGCATAAATTTCCGTACATCAACTGATCAACGTATGTCATTTTCAGGTTCACCATCACTGATTAAGGTTATATTTTGTGAGGATACTAACACTGTAGAAACATTATCCAATCAATTGTACTGAACCTATAGTATGTGCATAGCCTCAATTTTTTCACATATATAAAACTTTCAAAAGCATGGTAGTAGATAAAACAAACATTGCATTAACCAGATTCCTTAGAAACATGcacataaaaaaatgatataacACCATTAGTTCCAAACCTACAATTTGCTTTGAATAGGGATCTAAAATCTCAATAATCTTTCACTGCAAATTCCACTAGGAGGAAAAACGCTTTCTTGACCCGTGCAAAGAGCAAGGTAGCTATGTAGTTGCATTGTTTTTTCCACAACTTATTGACATAGAAGATGAATAAGCAGCTGTGAAAGCTACAGAATGTTCACAAGGAAAAAAAACAAGGGAATAAATTTATGGACACTAAATCTAAGAGTTtctaaaaagaaagaaaaataactatGATCTATCATCTCTGCATCCCCTTGCCTACAAAAACGAAAAACCAAACGGTCAAATGGATATTATACTGTTATCAAACTTCAGTCTGATATTCGGAACTCGACTCCTAGAACGTCCTTCACCACCTCGTACGTTACAAATGCGATTGCTATGGACGGCACCACCTGCAAAACAGCAAGTTGAAGAATGTTACAATGCAACAAGAGTAAGGCCACTAAAAGGATTGTATCTCGAGTATATTAGATGAGACTGACCTTTACAGAATTCGGCACCAGACCCTTGTATAATGCACCAAATCCCTCGTACCGAACAGTTTTCCTAAATGCATCTATCATTCCAGTGTATTCGAGCGGGACCTTGCCTCTTCCATCCCCAGCTACAACAGAAGCAGCATGGTTCCAGCCCACCATCTGCATTCTTCGACGAATGACGTCGAGAGGATAAGCAACAGTTTGTCCAAAAGTTCCAGCAACAGCACCACAAGCCAGACGTGTTGTCACACTCAACTCAGAATCTTGAGCTAGACCAAACGGTTTGGATTTGATTAACCAATCTTTTAAAGACTCGTAGACAGCAAAGTTGAGACCCACATAAGGAATCTGGAAAAATAAGAGCAAGAATATCAAGTCAACTACATGTGAGAAACGTGTTCGAGAAATTGTGGCATAGTAGTCTAACATCCACAAATAAGCAAGGCCAAAAAAATATCAGCAAATACTTTTAGAAGTTTACATAAAGAgcttttaaaataaattgagaAAAGGCTCACCCCactaatataatttattaagaGCTTAGTTAAGgatcttaaattaatttaaatttaaaagaaaagttaACAGATCCAAGCATGAAATTGTCAAAAACAAAGAGGTCGAGGTAGAAACATCTGATGTAACATAAGTTTATTAATTCATAATGATATCATCTTTGAAAAAAGAACATGGGATGAAGTTCTCTTCCATGTATATGATCATGGTCACACTCATCAACTATAAAAAGAGAATACATATTCTTAAATTACTCACAACTCCAATTACTGAAGGTAGCCAACCCTTGTATAAAGCACGTGGACCTTCTTCCCTAAGTACGGTAGACAGAGCATGGAACATTCCTCTATACTGATAAGGGGATTTCTCAGTCTGCAAGCAGAATACCAACATGATGTCAAATAAACCGCAAAGGGCAAGGGTAAACTTAACACAATTCGACTCTCCAATTAATCATACAGCAATTATAGGAGGTATTACCTTCATGGATTTTCGACTAACAATTTAGCTCAAAAGTAAAACGTGTttggtaaaaaataaaaaagaatggaaaaagTTTACCTGTACAGTTATCCTGCCTCGAACCATATCCATTGGATAAGTTGCAGACATGGCAATTATTCCAGCACATGCTCCAGCTCCAAGTCGTAAAACAGGAGTCAGCTGAGCATCCTCTGCAGAAAGTATAATGAAAATTGCTGAGTGACTATATGGCTTTTAAAACCACCAAATTTTTAAACAATTGCCAAAGATGAATAGATGATGAAGCTCATTTCCGCTAGTGCTGTCATAAGTACaagattatttttcaaaatgatgtTCACTCAATTGCTGAATGCAGTATAAAAGGAAACTATTGCTACTGAATGGAATAAATGAGAATCTTGAAAAGGAAGAGGGTTACTGAAGAATGTATTACAGAAAAGAAAAACCACTTTTGCATCAAAAGAGCCATTAAAACACTTGTGCTAAAATTATTCACTTCCCGTACAGAATTGAGTAATTAAACAAGCCATTAGTCTCAGCTGGCGTAAAATAAGACCagattttaaaaagagattCATAATCTAAACCATTTCACAAACTTtctactacaaaaaataaaactaaaaaattttaagctAACAAGTTATTCATAAGAAAAAATGGTAAAAAATGAATGTACcatttccagtttgctgcctaTACATATAGAGTATACCCCTGTCAAAACAGCAAGAAACAATCAGAAAACAGAGTTAAAATATTTGAAGTGAATGCACTTAAATAATTCAACAATGTTAGCCGCTGCTGGCAGCAGTGAACCTATTTAAATGAACCCGTGCCCTTGAGGTCACACGAAGACAATTCAACCATTACCACAAGGCGCCCTTTCTACTATCATTTAAAGTTGATTTGCAAAATGCTCCACTTTGAATAGTATGCCAACAAAAATAATGCCGAATAAAAGAACAATCAGCCAACCATTCCTTTGCTTCTAAAATAAAACTTACTTAGAAGCTTGCTCATAACTGAAGAACTTCACTGCAGAGTTAGGGACAATCCGAGCACAATTAGTACCATTCCCTTTGAACAGTCCACGAAAACCTTCAGTTCTCCATATATATTTCAGGCCTTGGACTGTTCCATTGTATTTAATGTTATGAGGATTCTGGACCTGCATATCAGCAAGGCCCAGCAAAATCAAACGAATTAGAATACACCCCGGCCAGATTAGTTGGTATCCAATGAACTTCGGATACTGCTGTAGCAAAATGGTTAAACTAACCTGTAGCAAAATCTTCAACCGTTCTAGTGGGGCAACTGCTGTTCGTGATCTGCATTGATAATCGAAAGAAGCTTCAATTTATATAAAAGTTATTAAAACTATTATCAAATAGGATCCAGGAACCAACACGAAGTTGGTTGAGTGGTTAAGCAAATTCATTCCCTTTCTAGTGATCACGTATGAGATCTAAAGatgcaacaacaacaaaaacacCATGTAGGAAGAGGCAACTAAGGTTCCCTAAACTAAAATTCTTAGTAATAAGATCCGAATATCAACTGAAAATTAAGGAATTATTAGCAAGACATATAGTTCCCATGAGAATCTCCAAAAACAATGAATATTTTATTGCAAATTCACAAAATTTGTAGTAGTTCTTCAATCATGATCCAATCCAAACCTAATAAAAGGGACAGTGATATATAACCAAGAGCACAGTCAGTACTACTTCCCAAATGAACAGCATCGGTCATATCAATTCAACACATCATATTACTCACAagatcccgttaaatacaatttaaaaaaaaacaataatttcCCCTAATTATCGGTctatgaaattttaaaaataaataatttggtATCACAGAAGCCAGATGCTTCATTGTTCCCAGACAAATGAAACAATGAAACATCAAAATCGTTCCTTCGAGAAACCTAACAACAACAAAGCAtcaaaattcaaacaaaaaaacaaCAATACTTCCAAAATCCAATCAAACtattatcattaattaattatattcaaTCAATTTtagcataaaaaaataaataaagaggtGAGAAACGGAACTGACACTCCTCCGGCGACTCCACCGGCGATAAGGGACTTGCAGATGGTGGTGAAGGCGTAGGAAGGAGCGGCGGCGGCGGTGACGACGCCTTCACGACTAGCGAGCTTAGCTTCCTCAGCCAGAGTAACGATCTTTTTGACTGCAGATTCACCGCTCTTCACATCTTCCGAAGCCATACACAGAAGGGAtcgattctctctctctctctctgtgtcTCTCTGAGTCTCCGATGGTTGTGGTGGATCGGCGGCGTCGAAGGTTGGTAGCCGAACGATAAAGTCAGAGAAAGAAAGAGTGAGCTCACAAGAAATTCCTACTCTTACACTCTTCACTGCCACGTCATCAtcctcttttttttaattttatttttattatttctttgattaattattttgttgaaaGCAAGTGGAGTcttaacaaatatatataatctaaaaatatttattctatatactaaaaattttactaataattatataatctAATGATTCATTATTGTTAAAGAATAATAAGTCTATTATAATTTAATGGGTAAAGTATgattttgttttcgaaatttattataatttttattcttcaaaaatttatatattaaatagattgattttatgttattttaaaaaataattaactcatcATCTTATAgtgatatttttaaaaacttaattatttcATTGGATTAACCGATTAGGCTGTctataaagaaagaaaatagaaaataattggCCTCTCGCTAGATTCGCTCTCCTTATTGTCCAAAGCTCGCTGGTCAAGCAATGCGGATTAAaggaacttttttttttatgatctCAAAACTTTAGTGTAATCCAATATTTTTGGCGAATTAAGAGGCCAATCCAGCATACTACAACCCATTTGGTATCTCTACTTGTAACCCATTTGCTATCTCTACTTGTAATtggtaaaaataatttctttgtTGCCAAACGGCTTAGCACTTTGGGAAGGAGGGTTATCATCCATGAATTTCGGATATTTTGCTAAGTTATTGGTCGATGTGTCAAAACACATTTTGAatatgatatttattaatatttatttaacatGTGTGTTTATTGTGTCTAATcgtatcttaataaaaaattaaaaaaaaatcagatatGTGTAGACACATTTACATATCATCACGTGTCAGTATGTCTAATCTTATTTTTAAcgtattttcttaaaataaatttagatacattatatattattatttattaaaacaaaaaatattttaaatacttgatataattaaaataagatattgaaataattaaaaaattaacttatattttaatatcaataaaatattaaaatatcattatgatttatctaaaaaatacttttattttatatgtatatgttaCAGCCCGGCCCAAAATGGGTCACGGGCCGAACCGACCCGGTAACCACCCGACCCGAACGGTCGGGTAGAAAGCATCCAGCTGTcaacccggacacgcgtcctggACAGCTGTGGTAGGAAGCTTCCATCATAATGGGCTCTACCTTTGGGGGGCCACGCCTGACACAGTATAAATGGGGAGGGTCCTACCcctcccccaaggtacgtcacaGATACCACCTACCCACTTTTCGCCTACGCACTGActgactagagcgtcggagtgtctttgcaggtgacacCCCCCATCTCTCCACAACGAGACCTTGACTGCTCGGTTGGACCACCTCCAGCATCGTCACAGAACCAGGCACACACCACCAACTCCAACCACTACACGAACCATCTGGTACACGACTAACCGTACATTGGCGCCATCTGTGGGGAATGACCGAAGCTAAATGGAGATCGTGCCGGGTCCAGGAGACCACGGGCGCGCAGCAGCCTCCGAGGGGGCGGCCTCTGTCGCCTTGCCTCGTGAGAGATTAAGATCCCCTCCCCGACAAACCGGGTTACAGTCGAGAGCTCAGGAGAGGCGCCCCTTCGGGGGGACGGGCAGTGACAGTGCCCGAATAATGCAGGAGCTGCGCCACAGGGTACAGAACCTGGAGCGCCAACTAGCAGATCAGGAGCATCGTCAGCAGACCTCCGACCCTGACTACTCTCAGTCCCCCGAGAGCCGGGGAAGAACCTCCAGCCGAAGCAGTCGCTCCCGGCACACCTCTATACCGAGATCAGAATCGGAAAGTAG includes:
- the LOC130962069 gene encoding mitochondrial adenine nucleotide transporter ADNT1-like isoform X1, with translation MASEDVKSGESAVKKIVTLAEEAKLASREGVVTAAAAPSYAFTTICKSLIAGGVAGGVSRTAVAPLERLKILLQVQNPHNIKYNGTVQGLKYIWRTEGFRGLFKGNGTNCARIVPNSAVKFFSYEQASKGILYMYRQQTGNEDAQLTPVLRLGAGACAGIIAMSATYPMDMVRGRITVQTEKSPYQYRGMFHALSTVLREEGPRALYKGWLPSVIGVIPYVGLNFAVYESLKDWLIKSKPFGLAQDSELSVTTRLACGAVAGTFGQTVAYPLDVIRRRMQMVGWNHAASVVAGDGRGKVPLEYTGMIDAFRKTVRYEGFGALYKGLVPNSVKVVPSIAIAFVTYEVVKDVLGVEFRISD
- the LOC130962069 gene encoding mitochondrial adenine nucleotide transporter ADNT1-like isoform X2, translating into MYRQQTGNEDAQLTPVLRLGAGACAGIIAMSATYPMDMVRGRITVQTEKSPYQYRGMFHALSTVLREEGPRALYKGWLPSVIGVIPYVGLNFAVYESLKDWLIKSKPFGLAQDSELSVTTRLACGAVAGTFGQTVAYPLDVIRRRMQMVGWNHAASVVAGDGRGKVPLEYTGMIDAFRKTVRYEGFGALYKGLVPNSVKVVPSIAIAFVTYEVVKDVLGVEFRISD